In Macadamia integrifolia cultivar HAES 741 chromosome 1, SCU_Mint_v3, whole genome shotgun sequence, a single window of DNA contains:
- the LOC122074009 gene encoding calcium-binding protein CML24-like, with translation MQLNLSSFSLKSLRPKRRSTTGSSSSKASTAQPHEKVVAMSSENPSLKSSVYLENMEELEKVFKRFDANGDGKISSTELGNVLNAIGPKTSLEEIQRMMAEIDTDGDGFIDLQEFANFHRRGNNGDVSTAGGMKELRDAFNMYDRDQNGLISVTELHSVMKNLGEKCSLRDCAKMISSVDADGDGNVNFEEFKKMMTNGRASSH, from the coding sequence ATGCAGttaaatctctcttctttctctctcaagtCTCTTCGACCCAAAAGAAGAAGTACTACTGGTAGTAGTAGCAGCAAAGCCAGTACTGCTCAGCCTCACGAGAAGGTAGTCGCGATGAGTTCTGAAAACCCTAGCCTCAAATCCTCCGTTTATCTGGAGAACATGGAAGAGCTAGAGAAAGTCTTCAAGAGATTCGACGCTAATGGAGATGGCAAGATCTCTTCCACGGAGCTTGGCAATGTTCTCAATGCTATTGGCCCCAAGACTTCGCTGGAAGAAATCCAAAGGATGATGGCTGAGATTGATACTGATGGAGATGGCTTCATCGACCTCCAAGAATTTGCTAATTTCCACCGCCGAGGTAATAACGGAGATGTGAGTACTGCTGGTGGGATGAAGGAATTGAGAGATGCTTTTAATATGTACGATCGGGATCAGAATGGGTTGATATCGGTGACGGAACTTCACTCGGTGATGAAAAACTTGGGGGAGAAGTGTTCCCTACGCGACTGCGCCAAGATGATTAGCTCCGTCGATGCCGATGGTGATGGAAATGTTAACTTCGAGGAGTTCAAGAAGATGATGACTAACGGTAGAGCTTCTTCTCATTAA
- the LOC122081845 gene encoding thaumatin-like protein — translation MEVTMRPLLAVLLVISFFAYITVEVSATTIALYNKCLHPVWPGIQPSAGKPILARGGFRLNPKQAYSLRVPTGWSGRIWGRHECSFDSSGKGRCATGDCGGSLYCNGLGGTPPATLAEITLGEQDFYDVSLVDGYNLAIAINPFRGKGRCTPAGCVSDLNRMCPVGLQVRSHDNQVVACKSACFAFNSPRYCCTGSFGNPQTCKPTAYSKIFKTACPRAYSYAYDDPTSIATCSGGNYLVTFCPHHS, via the exons ATGGAGGTGACCATGAGACCTCTTCTTGCTGTGCTGTTAGTCATTTCCTTCTTTGCTTACATTACAG TTGAGGTCTCAGCAACTACAATAGCACTCTACAACAAATGCTTACACCCAGTATGGCCAGGAATCCAACCCAGTGCAGGCAAACCCATTCTAGCAAGAGGAGGGTTTAGGCTCAACCCCAAACAAGCTTACTCCCTCAGGGTACCTACAGGCTGGTCCGGCCGCATCTGGGGTCGCCATGAATGCTCCTTTGATTCCTCCGGCAAAGGCAGATGCGCAACCGGTGACTGTGGTGGTTCCCTCTACTGCAATGGCCTTGGTGGGACACCACCTGCAACCCTAGCAGAAATAACACTTGGAGAACAAGATTTCTATGATGTTAGCCTTGTTGATGGCTACAACTTGGCTATAGCCATAAACCCATTTAGGGGAAAGGGTAGATGTACCCCTGCTGGTTGTGTTAGTGATCTGAATCGAATGTGCCCAGTTGGGTTGCAGGTTAGGTCTCATGACAACCAAGTTGTGGCTTGCAAGAGTGCTTGCTTTGCTTTCAACTCACCTAGGTATTGTTGCACTGGAAGCTTTGGGAACCCACAGACCTGCAAGCCTACTGCCTATTCTAAGATCTTCAAGACAGCTTGTCCAAGAGCTTATTCTTATGCTTATGATGATCCCACTAGTATTGCTACTTGTAGTGGTGGGAACTACTTGGTCACCTTCTGTCCTCACCATAGTTga
- the LOC122083454 gene encoding protein ESMERALDA 1-like, which produces MHAYNRISSSGHNTPSPPPSPLRSPRYRHGKGKGGRFPSGQQPRTLAEKLAWVVLSVLLRRQGVFLFAPLIYISGMLLYMGTVSFDVVPHIKPRPPPGSVYRSPQLYEKLRPEMDSDSSSSSADGLANVWKHSYKAGEWRPCINESIEGLPDSNGYIYVEANGGLNQQRTSICNAVAVAGYLNATLLIPHFHFHSIWRDPSKFSDIYDEDYFINSLKNNVRVVDKIPEYIMERFDHNMSNVYNFRVKAWSSVRYYRDAVLPKLLEEQIIRISPFANRLSFDAPPAVQRLRCLANYEALKFSNPISTLAENLVARMKERSANNDGKYIAVHLRFEEDMVAFSCCVFDGGEEEKREMNAARERGWRGKFTKRGRVIRPGAIRINGKCPLTPLEVGLMLRGMGFDNNTSIYLASGKIYKSEKMMAPLLEMFPLLQTKDTLASVEELAPFKNYSSRMAALDYTVCLHSEVFVTTQGGNFPHFLLGHRRYLYGGHSRTIRPDKRKLALIFDNPNIGWKAFKRQMLSIRSHSDAKGIELKRPNDSIYSFPCPDCMCRVNKSEDHRSSTAS; this is translated from the exons ATGCACGCATACAATCGGATTTCGAGTAGTGGCCACAACACTCCGTCACCGCCGCCGTCACCTCTGCGGTCGCCAAGGTATCGGCATgggaaggggaagggagggAGGTTTCCCTCGGGGCAACAGCCAAGGACGCTAGCGGAGAAACTCGCTTGGGTCGTACTCTCCGTCCTCCTTCGTCGACAGGGTGTTTTCCTCTTTGCGCCTCTCATTTACATCTCAGGGATGCTACTCTACATGGGCACTGTGTCCTTCGATGTGGTTCCACATATTAAGCCTCGTCCTCCCCCAGGCTCCGTTTACCGCAGCCCACAGCTCTACGAGAAGCTTCGTCCTGAGATGGATTCTGATAGTTCTTCCTCTTCTGCCGATGGG TTAGCAAATGTGTGGAAACACTCTTACAAAGCTGGCGAGTGGAGACCTTGTATTAACGAGAGCATAGAGG GTTTACCTGATTCAAACGGATATATATATGTGGAGGCAAATGGTGGCTTGAACCAGCAAAGGACATCG ATATGCAATGCAGTTGCTGTGGCCGGTTATCTGAATGCAACGCTTCTAATCCCACACTTCCATTTCCATAGCATTTGGAGGGATCCaag CAAATTCAGTGACATCTATGATGAGGATTATTTCATTAATTCCTTGAAAAATAATGTGCGGGTGGTTGATAAGATACCAGAATACATAATGGAACGGTTTGATCACAACATGAGTAATGTTTATAACTTCAGAGTAAAGGCTTGGTCATCTGTCCGATACTACAGGGATGCAGTTCTTCCAAAGCTACTTGAAGAACA GATCATAAGGATTTCTCCTTTTGCAAATCGATTGTCATTTGATGCTCCTCCAGCAGTCCAACGTCTTAGATGCTTGGCAAATTATGAAGCTTTAAAATTTTCGAATCCTATATCAACTTTGGCTGAAAATCTGGTTGCAAGAATGAAAGAACGCAGTGCAAACAATGATGGAAAATATATTGCAGTTCATCTACGATTTGAAGAG GATATGGTTGCCTTCTCTTGTTGTGTATTTGATGgtggggaagaagagaaaagggaaatGAATGCTGCTAGAGAAAGAGGATGGAGAGGAAAGTTTACCAAACGTGGTCGTGTTATTCGGCCCGGAGCAATCAGGATCAATGGAAAATGCCCCCTTACCCCATTGGAG GTTGGATTGATGCTTAGGGGCATGGGTTTTGATAATAACACATCTATTTATTTGGCATCCGGAAAGATATACAAGTCTGAGAAAATGATGGCCCCGTTGCTGGAGATGTTTCCCCTTTTGCAGACTAAAGACACACTAGCATCAGTGGAGGAACTTGCTCCATTTAAG AACTACTCTTCCAGGATGGCTGCTTTAGACTACACTGTTTGTCTCCACAGTGAAGTATTTGTGACAACTCAAGGtggaaatttcccacattttcTATTGGGCCATAGGAGATACTTGTATGGTGGACACTCCCGGACAATCAGGCCTGATAAGAGGAAGTTAGCTTTGATATTCGATAACCCAAACATCGG GTGGAAGGCCTTCAAACGCCAAATGCTGAGCATACGGTCTCATAGTGATGCAAAGGGAATTGAGCTTAAGAGACCGAATGATTCCATATATTCCTTTCCATGTCCAGATTGTATGTGTCGTGTGAACAAATCAGAAGATCATAGATCCTCAACAGCTTCCTGA